The Persephonella atlantica region ACCTTCATCTGGGTAAATGGATGCCAGAAATACTCTTTATCCCAGTTTTTCAAGTAATCCTTCTTCAGCATCTTATCTACCTTCATGTTTTTTTATTATTATCCCAGAATTTCTACTTCAGGAAAACCTGTAGGAAGAAACTCAATGGTTCAAATCATAAAACAAAGAGGCCTTTTTCGTATAATATCTTCCCATCAAAACAAGGAGAGAAGCATGCAGATAAAACATAAATTTACATACTTTTTCAAAGAGGGATACATCAAAGGTGAATCAGAATACATCATTGCTACCCAAACACCTCTGCCAGAAGACAATCCATTAAAAGAGCTCAAAAACGCCCGGTGGGCTATATACAGAGGAGATACTGGAGAAAAACTGACAGAAGATTTTGATTGGATTTCCCCTTTAGGACTTGTAAAGGGACAGTCTGAATACTTCAGAGCAACAAAGGATGGAAAGGAAGCCCTTTTCACACTTGAGAGGCAGATAACCCAGTGGTTTGACAAAATAAGAGACAGGGGAGCCCTTACCGGAGAAAGTCTATACTACTGGGGGAAGTTAAACGGCTATTATGCCCTTTACGACATAAACAGTGGAGAAAAACTGACAGAAAACTTTAAATCTTCTGTTATTGCAGGAGCTGTAATAGGAAAAACAGATTACATCATAGGAAGCTATGGAGAGGAGATATTCTTTATTGTTAATCTAAAAACTGGTGAAAAAGTATCACCTGATTTTGACGAGGATAAACTGATAGAGATTCTAAAGCATGGAGACCTTGAAAGAGCGTTGAAGGAGTTAAAATAAAAAAGGGGGAAAGCCCCCCTTACTTTTAAAGAGACTTTACACAGGATAAAACATCGTCATAGTTAGGCTCTTCTGTTATCTCAGGAACGAGCTGTTTATAAACAACCTTTCCTTCACCATCAACAACAAATACAGCCCTTGCAAGAATTCCCTTAAGAGCACCTTCAGCAATCAGAACGCCGTACTTTTCCATGTCCCTGTATCTAAAATCAGAAGCCACTGTAACATTTTCGATGTTGAAAGACTCACAGAACCTTTTTTCTGCAAACGGCAGATCCATAGAAACAACAGTCACGTCAATGTCTAATCCTGCAACAATCTCATTGAACTTTTTAGTTTCTGTTTCACATACAGGTGTGTCAAGAGATGGAACAGTGATAATCAGTTGTGGTTTTCCTTTTGCTCCACCGATAGTTTTTTCTGAAAGGTCAGAAGCAACCACAACAGCTTCAGGAGCTCTGTCTCCCACATTAATTTCTGGACCTGCTAAAGCAACAGGATTTCCTTTAAGATTTACTGTTACTGCCATACTTAACCTCCTTTTTGTTTTTATCTGTAAAGATTTTAACTGCTGTACTTCTGGATTTTTATGATTTTTCTCTTGTTTAAACAAAAATGATGGTTAAATTAATGTAATAATCAGTAAAAAGGAGGGACAGGATGCCAGTAGTTGGAGCAGCAAAGTTAGAAATTCTGATGAGAAAGTCAGCAGGTTTAGACATTGACAAGAACAAGGCAAAGGAAATCACAGACATTGTAGAGAAAAAACTTTACGACCTTCTCCTCATAGGAGAAAGGAATGCAAGTTACAACAACAGAGAGGTTATATGGGAATCTGATGTTCCGCTGACAAAAGGATTTTTAGATTCTATGCAGAAATTCAGAAAGTTAGAAGAAGAGGTTGCGGTAGAAGATGTGCTAAACTTCCTTGCAACAATGCCTCCACTAAAATACCCTTTAGAGGCAGAATTAGAGAAAAGACTTCCAGAAATCGTAGGAACTTTGATTTACATACTTGCCCATCTGATAAAAGAGTTTACTCCAGAAAGCAGAAAACCTTCATCAGAAGACATAGAGAAAGCTGGTAAAATACTTGACCTGACAATGTAACCAAAATCATAGGGGGATTATCCCCCTTATCATTTATAATAAATACTCAAATTATAAAAAAGGTAAAGGAGGAATAGTTTGTTCAAATTAATAGAAAAGGTCGTTGAAAGGGTACTGTGGGAAAGCAGGTTAATGATATTTTTAGCTGTTATCTCCAGCGTTGTTGGAGCTTTTGTTCTTGTCCTTATAGGCACATACGACATATACCTGATAGTAAAAGATGCAATGAACATGTTTTCTTCAAAAGAGTTTTTCAAAGAATTTCACAGAGAGGCTTTAAAATACATTGTTTCAGCTGTTGATGTTTATCTGATTGCCACTGTTCTGCTTATATTTGGGCTGGGGCTGTATGAGCTGTTCATCTCAAAGATAGACCCTATGGAAAAGGATACAAAATCCTCCAGAATATTAGTTGTTCATACTTTAGACCAGCTAAAGGACAAACTGGCAAAGGTTGTTTTGATGGTTCTTATTGTTACTTTCTTTAAATACGCCATAGAGTTTAAATACCAGAACATAAAGGAACTGCTCTTCCTCAGTGTTGGTGTTTTCCTGATAGCACTGTCCATTTACTTTATGCACAAAGGACACGAAAACACAGAAAAACATTAAGGGATAATCTGATATCTTTTAAAAAAGTCTGTATCGTAATCAATAATACCTTCTCTGGCCAGAGTATCTATTACTTCCTTTGAGCAGAACACATCCTCTGGCCAGTCTCTGTGATAACCATCTATCTCCCACTTTTTTGTTGCGTCAATACCCCAGATATCTTCTATCCAGACATCTTTCAGAGCATCTATATTATTTGAAACCCTCCAGACAAGCATATATGGATTGTTCAGGTCGTTATGCTGATGGTCAACAAACACGGCAATTTTTATATGGTCTTTCAGTTTTTTCAGCTTGTCAAATATAACCTTTACAGGTTTTGATTTGTTAACAGCAATCACTGTAATAGGGTTAGGCGTCTGTGTCATGTACTGTTTTAGACTTACAACATCTTTATCTATCTGTTTTACTTTCCTCAGCAGTTCCTCATCGCTGATGACAGTTATACTTTTTTTAACCTTTTCACCTGTTGCATCAATACCCAACTTTCCTCCAACAAGGGGCTGATAACTGGAATGGTCAAGCTGGTCAACAATACCTTCTGTAATAAGAAATGATTTCTCGTCTAATCTCTCTAATATATGTTTTGTAACAGCATAATAGTCTGTAAGACCGGGAGCATTCTCATCAACAAAAACAGCATGTTTCAAAAAGCTCATCTGCCCAACACCCCACAGGGCATGCATTATCTGTTTTGAATGGCCGGGGTACCGGGGTTTAATCTTTGCAATAAGCAGATTATGAAAACATCCACTTTCAGGCATATGGTAGTCAACAAGGTCTGGAGCTGTTGTTCTAAGCAGAGGGAGAAATATCCTTTCTGTTGCCCAGCCCATGTATCTGTCTTCTACTGGAGGTTTGCCAACAACTGTTGCGTAATAGTATGGCTTTTCTTTCATAGTGATAGCCTTTACTTTCATCACAGGGAAGTTTTCTACAGGAGTGTAATATCCTGTATGGTCTCCAAATGGTCCCTCTGGTCTAAACTCTTCAGGACTTACCTCCCCTTCTATAACAATGTCAACATCTTCTGGTATGTATATATCGTTAGTTAGAGCTTTTACAAGTCTGGGATTTTCTCCTTTTATAAACCCATAAAGAAGCAGTTCAAACATTCCGTAAGGTAGAGGAGCCTGACCGCACCATGTATAAAGAGGGTCTCCTCCAACAGCAACAACAACAGGCATCTTTTTCCCTGCCCTGTGATACTGGTCAAAAAAATGGGAGGCATCCTTGTGAATCTGCCAGTGCATCAGCATCTCATCTTTTGAAACAACCTGAAGTCTGTAGAGCCCAAGATTTTGGAACTTCCCGTCTATACTTTTTGTATAAACCTGTCCTGCCGTTATAAATCTTCCACCGTCTTTCTCCCACGTTTTCAAAACAGGAATTTTAAAAAGGTCTATATCACTGCCAGTAATTTTTATCTTCTGGGATGTTCCTTCTTTTTTTAATCTTTTTGGAAGGATATTCTTTAGTTTTAGCAGCACAGATAATGTTTTCAGTTTGTCTTTTAAGGACTGGGGAGGTTTTAGATGGAATAAACTGTCTATCTCCTCTGCTATCCTGTCAGGATGTTTTTCAAATATTTTTTCTGTAATATCAAAGCCTGCAAAGCAGTTCATAACGACAGGAATACTGTATTTGTATCCTGTTCTTTTATCTACAGGATTTGTGAAAAGAAGAACATCTGGCTTTTCTTTTTTTATCTCTATGTATGCAACGTGGGGAATTTCAAGCTCTACATCAAGAGGTTCTTCAATAACCCTGAGTCTTCCAAACTGTTTAACAAATTTCAAGAACTTTTCCATAAGTCTTAAACATCAAGATTTTTTACTTCTTTCGCATACTTCATAATAAACTCTTTCCTTGGCTCAACTTTATCTCCCATCAGTATAGAGAAGATTTCATCTGCAAGGGCTGCATCTTCCAGTGTTACCTGCATAAGTCTTCTTGTTTTTGGATTCATTGTTGTTTCCCACAATTGCTCAGGGTTCATCTCCCCAAGACCTTTGTATCTCTGTATTTCTATTCCCTGCACTCCAGCATTCCATATTGAATCAAATAGGGAGTCTATATCCTCAACAGCAATCTCCTTGCCTTTAAAGGCTGCTCTGACAGGAAACTCTCCGATAATACTGATTATCTCCCTGTGAAGTTCTAAAAGCCTTCTGTAAGCAAAGGAAGTGAGAAAGTTTGCATCTATCTTGTTTGTTACTTTTCCAAATCTTTCTTTCCTTTCACAGAATATGTCATACTCACCTTCTATATGGTCATACTCATAGTAAACCTCGTAGTTTTCGTTTAAGATTTCTTTGAGCTGGTTTACCTTATCTCTAACTTTGTTTTCATCAGTAAGGTCGTCATCTGATACCTCAAGCTTTAAGACAGCGTCAACGACTTTTCTGTCCTTTCTCTTCAAAATGGATTTTTTCAGGTCTGAATATTCCTTTGCTTTTTTTGCAAGTTCCTTAAACTGCAGCTTTGTAAGGTCTACCCCTTCAAACTTCAGCTCATCAGAAGCAAAGTCAATAACAATCCGTGAAAGCTCGTCGTCGTCTTTAACGTATATTTCAGACCTTCCCTTTTTTAGCTTATACAGAGGTGGCTGGGCTATGTATAAAAAGCCGTTTTCTATAATCTGAGGGAAGTATCTGTAAAACAGTGTGAGCAGTAGTGTTGTAATGTGAGAACCGTCAACATCTGCATCTGCCATCAGTATAATCTTGTGATATCTGAGTTTATTTATGTCAAACCCTTCGTCTTCTTCGTCAATACCCAGACCAATACCTGTTCCTATGGCATTTATGATAGACCTGATTTCTTCATTAGACAGTATTTTGTCTATTCTTGCTTTTTCAACGTTCAGTATTTTACCTTTCAGAGGGAGTATAGCTTGAGTTCTCCTGTCTCTCCCCTGTTTTGCTGAACCTCCTGCAGACTCACCTTCCACTATAAACAGCTCACACTTTTCAGGGTCTGTTTCTGAGCAGTCTGCAAGTTTCCCCGGAAGTGAGCTGTCCTCAAGGAATGATTTTCTACGGGATATCTCTTTTGCCTTTCTTGCTGCTTCTCTTGCAACAGCCGCTTCTATGGCTTTCTCAGCAATCTTTACAGCAATATCTTTATTTTTCTCAAAATAATCAAGGAGATAATCACCTACCAGTGTTTCCACAACCTTTTTTACTTCCTGATTGCCTAATTTTGCCTTTGTCTGTCCTTCAAACTGGGGTTCTGGCACTTTTACAGATATAACTGCCGTCAGACCTTCCCTCAGGTCTTCACCTTTAATACCGCTTTTCAGTTCTTTAGGTAGTCTCATTGATGAGAGGGTTTTGTTCATAGCCCTTGTAAGGGCAGCCCTGAAACCTGTAACGTGTGTTCCCCCTTCCACTGTCTTCACGTTGTTTACAAAGCTTTCTATAACTTCGTTGTAGCTTTTTGTGTACTGGAAGGCTACTTCCACTATTATTCTGTCTTTTTCGTCTTTTACATAAATAACTTCTTCAAACAGCGGGTCTTTTGCCTGATTTAAAACCCTGACAAAATCTTTTATTCCTTCGTTGTATAGGAATTCTTCTTCTATATCTTTCCTTCTATCTGCGACAAAAAATCTTACTCCCGGATTAAGGAATGCAAGCTCTCTTATCCTTTTTGATATGGTATCGTATTTAAAGTTTACAGTTTCAAATATTGTGTCATCAGGCATAAATGTAACTTTTGTTCCTGTTTTTACCGTTTCTCCAACAACTTTCAGGGGTGTTATCGGTTTTCCAAACTCATACTCCTGCCTGTAGACTTTACCGTCTCTGTAAACCTCGACAACCAGCCATCTGGATAGTGCGTTAACAACAGATGCACCTACCCCGTGCAGACCTCCAGAGTACTGATAGGCCTTTTTTGAAAATTTACCTCCTGCTCCAAGAACAGTAAAGACCATCTCAACAGCAGGTTTTCCAGTTTTTGGATGTATGTCAACAGGAATTCCTCTTCCATCATCCTCCACTGTTATAGAGCCGTCATCGTTGATAATTACAGAAATATTTCTGGCATAACCTGCCATTGCTTCGTCAACAGCATTATCAACAAGCTCCCACACAAGATGGTGGAGACCTCTCTCTGATATGTCTCCTATGTACATGGCAGGCCTTGCCCTTACGTGGTCAAGACCTTCCACCACATCTATTGCTTCTGCCCTATACTCTTCAGCTTTGTTTTTCAGTTCTTCTGACAAACTACTACCTCCTTAAATATTGGATAAGCTACTGTAATTTATGCAATTTCCATAGGCATTACAATAGCCCTGTATCTGTCGTTTTCATCTTCTGGAAGTATCAGGGTCTGGGCATTTGGTGAGGTAAACCTGATAATCACGTTATCTCCATCTATAACTTCAACAGCTTCTATAATATACCTTGCATTAAAACCTATAGAAAACTCATCCCCTTCGTAATCTACATTTATCTCATCTACAGCTTCTCCGTATTCCTGAGATTTTGATTTTAGCTCTAATATGCCGGCTTTCAAGGTCAGTTTCACAGGTTTTGGGTCTCCCTCTATAACAGCTGAAACCCTTTTAACAGCGTCTAAAAAATCCTTTTTAGGAAGTTTTATCTCTATGCTGAACTGTTGTGGTATAACCTTCGTGTAATCTGGAAATGCTCCCTCAAGAAGCCTGGACATCAGAACCCATTCCTTTGCTTTGAAAAACACATACTGGTCTGATGCTGCCATCTCTATATCTTCAAACCCTGTGAGCAGCTTTTTAAGCTCATTCAGTGCTTTTTGAGGAACGATAATCTCAACCTCTCCTTTTCCGTCTCTGTTTATTGTGTAAAGTGCCAGTCTGTGTCCATCTGTTGCCACTAAATCCATAGTTCCATCAAGGGATTTAAACAACACACCCTGAAGGGCATATCTACTTTCTTCCTTTGAGGTGGCATAAGAGGTTTTGGAAATTCCTTTTAATACTTCATCCCCTGAAACGACAAAGGCATTATCTTCAGGAAATGGATACATCATCGGAAAGTCTTCAGATGGAACAACAGGAAGGGAATACTTCGTTTTACCTGACTTTATCTTCAGTGAGCTGTCTTCTAACTTTATGTAAACCTCGTTACTGGGAAGAAGTCTTGATATGTCTGTCAGCTTTTTTGCATTAACACATGCTTTTCCTTCCTTTTCTATCTTTGCAAAAACAGAAACGCTGACGTGAACCTCAAGGTCTGTTCCCTGAACTATCAGCTTATCTTCTTTTGCCTCTAACAGAAAGTTTGACAGTATTGGGAGGGCTGACTTTTTTTCTGTTGCAGAGATGGCTTTTTTTAGGAGATTTTGCAGGTCTGCTTTGTCTATAATCAGCTCCAAGAGGTTTACCTCCAGATTTTATACAAATATTTTACCATTTGTGGAGGTGTTATGCTGCTCTGGAATACACAGTTATGAAATGTAGAATCCTGTTTAAAACATACAGACAGCTCTTTCTGTCTTTAGCATTTAATGGGACAAAGATACCCTCAGGCAAATTGAACATATCTGATATATATCTGACAGACTTTGCGTTTTTTCTGTCCTGTTTATTGCATGCAATAACAAAAGGTCTTCCCTCTTTTCTGCAGTGTTCAATAAACTTCTCAGACTTTTTTATACCTTCAAGATCAGTGCTGTCAAGTATAACAACTGCTCCGTGATGATGTCTGCCTAAAACATCTAACATAAAATCAAATCTTTCCTGCCCCGGTGTGCCGAACAAATGAACTGTTTTATCGTCTATCTTTACCTTACCATAATCCATAGCTACTGTTGTTTTTTCTTTCACAGATTTTTCCCCAGAAGAGGTTATATTTACCTCCGTAAGGAGAGGATTCTCCGATAGACTTTTTATAAACTCTGTCTTTCCTGCTGAAAAATGTCCTGTAACTAAAATCTTTATCATTTCTTCCCCCCTTTATAAAACTTCTGCAAGGTCTAACGAATAAACACTGGATATTCCCTCCCTTGCTGACACTCCTAAAAGTCTGTCAGCATAGGAAGCCATTGTATCTCTCAAGGTTACCACAATAAACTGGGCGTCTTGAGAAAGTTCCTTCATCAGCTGTGCTATCTTTCTTGCGTTTGCATCGTCAAGGTGGGCATCAACCTCATCAAAGTAGTAGAATGGAGCTGGTCTGTACTGCTGAACGGCAAACAGGAAGGAAAGGGCTGTCAGCGTTTTCTCTCCACCGGACATTATTTCCAGTCTTTTCACATCTTTACCTCTAGGTCTTGCTTTCAGGAGAATACCTCCAGAGAGGGGGTCTTCTTCGTTTTCTATCTCAAGGTATGCCTTTCCTCCAGGAGACAGCCTTCTGAAAATCTTCCCTAAATTTTTGTTTACTGCCTCATAAACCTCCATAAATGCTGTTATCTTTTTCTGCTCCAGGTTCTGTATAAGCTCTTCAATAGATTTTTTCTCATCAACAAGCACCTTCAGTTTTTCACTAAGCTCTTCGTATCTATTTTTTATCTCATCGTAATCTTCAAGGGCTTTCTGGTTTACAGCTCCTATCTGCTGTCTTTTTTCCTGATACTCTCTAAGCTGTCTTTCCATCTCAGGAAGATTTCCTTCTATAGGTTCCCCGTCGTACTCTTCCCTGAGAAGCATTAGCTCTTCTTTAAGGTCTTCTATCTTCTGCTCGTATTTTCCCTTATCTTCTAACAGATATGTGATTTCTTTGTTTATGTTTTCTTCTTCGTATCTCAGGACTTTAAGCTCTTCCTTTAGACTTTCTATATGTTCTAAAAGACTGTCCCTTTCTTTTTCTTTTTCTTTTAGCCCTTTCCACAGATTAGAAAGCTCTGTGCTGCGCTTTTCTATCTGGGATTTTATTTCTTCCTGCTGTTTTTCCTTGTTTTTTATGCTGTCTTCTACCTTCATCTTCTCGTTTTCTATCTGGAATATTCTTACCTTCAGGCTGTTTTCTAATCTGTCTGTCAGCTTTTCTATCTCTGTTTCTATCTCACTTCTTTTCTCCCTTAGAGTGTAAACCTTCTGTGTTGCCTCTTCCCACTCTTTCCTCAATCTGTGGAGTCCCTCACTTTCCATCTTTTTGAACAGTTCTTCTTTTCTTTTTTGAACCTGTGATAGCTGTTTTTCAACTTCCAAAATCTGTCTGTCCACAACTTCCAGTTTATTCTCTATCTCTAACTGTTTTTTCTTCAGAGAGATTATCTCCTCCTCTAAAATGTTTATTCTGTTTATGCTCTGCTGTATCTTCTCTTCTATCTCTTTGTTTCTCAGCATAACATTCTGGCTTTCATTATTCAGCTGATAAAGCTCTTTTTCTGTAAGGGATATCTTTTCTTCTAATTTTTTTAGCTCTTCTTCCATCGCTTTTTCTTCTGCTTTCAGACGGTCATCTTCCTTTTCCAATCTTACTTTTTCTGCTTCTAAACTACCTTTTCCAATAACTCCTCTGTTTTTGTCTGTTCCCCCTGTGATTGTTCCGCTTTTTTCAAATATCTCTCCCTCCACTGTTACCATTCTATATGTTCCTATACCAAGTGTTCTGGCTGTGTCAAAATCCTGAACAATCACTGTATCTCCAAACACATACTTTACGGCCTTTTCTATGGCAGGGTCGTACTCTACAAAATCAACTGCCAGTCCTATAACACCCCTCATTCTTGGTGGTCTGTTTATCTGGGGAACTCTTATTCTGTTAAGGGGAATAAATGTTGCTCTTCCCGCTTTATGTTCTTTTAATACCTTTATACATTCCTGTGCTACTGTATCGTTTTCTACAACTATGTTTTTCAGTCTTCCTCCCCCTGCCACTTCTATGGCTGTAGAAAGCTGTTCATCCTTTACTCCAATAAGGTCTGCCACCTGTCCATAGACACCTTTTATTCCCTTGATTAATGTTGTTATTTTGTCCTCTTTGACCTGAGACAGCTTTGCCAAAACTTCAGCAAGTCTCTGGAAGTTCTGCTCTATCTTTTCTCTGTTTTCTTTCAGCCTTTTCAGAAGGGTTTCTTTTCTTATCTTTAGTCTCTGGAGCTCGCTGTTTAGACTTTTTATTTTTCTCTCCTGTGTTTCTACAAAGGATTTTATGTTGTTTTTTGAGTTTCTCAGTCCTTCTATCTCACTGCTGAGCTCTTCTATCTCTTTTTTGTAGCTTTCTATCTTTTCTG contains the following coding sequences:
- the tpx gene encoding thiol peroxidase, translating into MAVTVNLKGNPVALAGPEINVGDRAPEAVVVASDLSEKTIGGAKGKPQLIITVPSLDTPVCETETKKFNEIVAGLDIDVTVVSMDLPFAEKRFCESFNIENVTVASDFRYRDMEKYGVLIAEGALKGILARAVFVVDGEGKVVYKQLVPEITEEPNYDDVLSCVKSL
- a CDS encoding DUF1931 family protein, encoding MPVVGAAKLEILMRKSAGLDIDKNKAKEITDIVEKKLYDLLLIGERNASYNNREVIWESDVPLTKGFLDSMQKFRKLEEEVAVEDVLNFLATMPPLKYPLEAELEKRLPEIVGTLIYILAHLIKEFTPESRKPSSEDIEKAGKILDLTM
- a CDS encoding YqhA family protein, with product MFKLIEKVVERVLWESRLMIFLAVISSVVGAFVLVLIGTYDIYLIVKDAMNMFSSKEFFKEFHREALKYIVSAVDVYLIATVLLIFGLGLYELFISKIDPMEKDTKSSRILVVHTLDQLKDKLAKVVLMVLIVTFFKYAIEFKYQNIKELLFLSVGVFLIALSIYFMHKGHENTEKH
- a CDS encoding menaquinone biosynthesis decarboxylase; the encoded protein is MEKFLKFVKQFGRLRVIEEPLDVELEIPHVAYIEIKKEKPDVLLFTNPVDKRTGYKYSIPVVMNCFAGFDITEKIFEKHPDRIAEEIDSLFHLKPPQSLKDKLKTLSVLLKLKNILPKRLKKEGTSQKIKITGSDIDLFKIPVLKTWEKDGGRFITAGQVYTKSIDGKFQNLGLYRLQVVSKDEMLMHWQIHKDASHFFDQYHRAGKKMPVVVAVGGDPLYTWCGQAPLPYGMFELLLYGFIKGENPRLVKALTNDIYIPEDVDIVIEGEVSPEEFRPEGPFGDHTGYYTPVENFPVMKVKAITMKEKPYYYATVVGKPPVEDRYMGWATERIFLPLLRTTAPDLVDYHMPESGCFHNLLIAKIKPRYPGHSKQIMHALWGVGQMSFLKHAVFVDENAPGLTDYYAVTKHILERLDEKSFLITEGIVDQLDHSSYQPLVGGKLGIDATGEKVKKSITVISDEELLRKVKQIDKDVVSLKQYMTQTPNPITVIAVNKSKPVKVIFDKLKKLKDHIKIAVFVDHQHNDLNNPYMLVWRVSNNIDALKDVWIEDIWGIDATKKWEIDGYHRDWPEDVFCSKEVIDTLAREGIIDYDTDFFKRYQIIP
- the gyrB gene encoding DNA topoisomerase (ATP-hydrolyzing) subunit B gives rise to the protein MSEELKNKAEEYRAEAIDVVEGLDHVRARPAMYIGDISERGLHHLVWELVDNAVDEAMAGYARNISVIINDDGSITVEDDGRGIPVDIHPKTGKPAVEMVFTVLGAGGKFSKKAYQYSGGLHGVGASVVNALSRWLVVEVYRDGKVYRQEYEFGKPITPLKVVGETVKTGTKVTFMPDDTIFETVNFKYDTISKRIRELAFLNPGVRFFVADRRKDIEEEFLYNEGIKDFVRVLNQAKDPLFEEVIYVKDEKDRIIVEVAFQYTKSYNEVIESFVNNVKTVEGGTHVTGFRAALTRAMNKTLSSMRLPKELKSGIKGEDLREGLTAVISVKVPEPQFEGQTKAKLGNQEVKKVVETLVGDYLLDYFEKNKDIAVKIAEKAIEAAVAREAARKAKEISRRKSFLEDSSLPGKLADCSETDPEKCELFIVEGESAGGSAKQGRDRRTQAILPLKGKILNVEKARIDKILSNEEIRSIINAIGTGIGLGIDEEDEGFDINKLRYHKIILMADADVDGSHITTLLLTLFYRYFPQIIENGFLYIAQPPLYKLKKGRSEIYVKDDDELSRIVIDFASDELKFEGVDLTKLQFKELAKKAKEYSDLKKSILKRKDRKVVDAVLKLEVSDDDLTDENKVRDKVNQLKEILNENYEVYYEYDHIEGEYDIFCERKERFGKVTNKIDANFLTSFAYRRLLELHREIISIIGEFPVRAAFKGKEIAVEDIDSLFDSIWNAGVQGIEIQRYKGLGEMNPEQLWETTMNPKTRRLMQVTLEDAALADEIFSILMGDKVEPRKEFIMKYAKEVKNLDV
- the dnaN gene encoding DNA polymerase III subunit beta; the protein is MELIIDKADLQNLLKKAISATEKKSALPILSNFLLEAKEDKLIVQGTDLEVHVSVSVFAKIEKEGKACVNAKKLTDISRLLPSNEVYIKLEDSSLKIKSGKTKYSLPVVPSEDFPMMYPFPEDNAFVVSGDEVLKGISKTSYATSKEESRYALQGVLFKSLDGTMDLVATDGHRLALYTINRDGKGEVEIIVPQKALNELKKLLTGFEDIEMAASDQYVFFKAKEWVLMSRLLEGAFPDYTKVIPQQFSIEIKLPKKDFLDAVKRVSAVIEGDPKPVKLTLKAGILELKSKSQEYGEAVDEINVDYEGDEFSIGFNARYIIEAVEVIDGDNVIIRFTSPNAQTLILPEDENDRYRAIVMPMEIA
- a CDS encoding GTP-binding protein, producing MIKILVTGHFSAGKTEFIKSLSENPLLTEVNITSSGEKSVKEKTTVAMDYGKVKIDDKTVHLFGTPGQERFDFMLDVLGRHHHGAVVILDSTDLEGIKKSEKFIEHCRKEGRPFVIACNKQDRKNAKSVRYISDMFNLPEGIFVPLNAKDRKSCLYVLNRILHFITVYSRAA
- the smc gene encoding chromosome segregation protein SMC, producing MSKAYIDRINVYGFKSYGNRRLSIPVGDGFVGIVGPNGSGKSNIGDAIVFALGLATAKSMRALKLSDLIFSSKGRSAEYAEVEIVFKNEGAFPLNDEEVSIYRRVEHSGKSTYKINGRPAKQYEVEELLSYAGIPKQGYNIVTQGDIFRFVKMTPSERRDLISEIAGITEYEERKEKALKDLQETEEKISSAKLILKEVKTQLKRLEEERENALLASQLEEKIAQIQQAIKGVKLYFLLKEEEKAVKELEEVENRINKLYAEKENSIQKQKERINQIKQLEDILNKLQESLLPIKEKEGAITSQIRHLNEKKSEVEKDIENLKQMLKDLSREKEEKIKEVISLEEEIKQLKKKLPEIKRELEQAEKELEEKNRKLQELEIGGSKAKLDIGKVEKEEKELKEKQGNLQKEKLHLEMELSRITEKIESYKKEIEELSSEIEGLRNSKNNIKSFVETQERKIKSLNSELQRLKIRKETLLKRLKENREKIEQNFQRLAEVLAKLSQVKEDKITTLIKGIKGVYGQVADLIGVKDEQLSTAIEVAGGGRLKNIVVENDTVAQECIKVLKEHKAGRATFIPLNRIRVPQINRPPRMRGVIGLAVDFVEYDPAIEKAVKYVFGDTVIVQDFDTARTLGIGTYRMVTVEGEIFEKSGTITGGTDKNRGVIGKGSLEAEKVRLEKEDDRLKAEEKAMEEELKKLEEKISLTEKELYQLNNESQNVMLRNKEIEEKIQQSINRINILEEEIISLKKKQLEIENKLEVVDRQILEVEKQLSQVQKRKEELFKKMESEGLHRLRKEWEEATQKVYTLREKRSEIETEIEKLTDRLENSLKVRIFQIENEKMKVEDSIKNKEKQQEEIKSQIEKRSTELSNLWKGLKEKEKERDSLLEHIESLKEELKVLRYEEENINKEITYLLEDKGKYEQKIEDLKEELMLLREEYDGEPIEGNLPEMERQLREYQEKRQQIGAVNQKALEDYDEIKNRYEELSEKLKVLVDEKKSIEELIQNLEQKKITAFMEVYEAVNKNLGKIFRRLSPGGKAYLEIENEEDPLSGGILLKARPRGKDVKRLEIMSGGEKTLTALSFLFAVQQYRPAPFYYFDEVDAHLDDANARKIAQLMKELSQDAQFIVVTLRDTMASYADRLLGVSAREGISSVYSLDLAEVL